The proteins below come from a single Eucalyptus grandis isolate ANBG69807.140 chromosome 3, ASM1654582v1, whole genome shotgun sequence genomic window:
- the LOC120291165 gene encoding uncharacterized protein LOC120291165: MMNLIKAGHLDILLYLAHQYRDLATSVDTKNNGLLEVFVHVKSYYRSGAKLNFWEKCIYQCVPCLVDTPFDNTKDMKMARATHRFKTLLWNVVTKPGTLTAMVSLDKKHAMVSIEKGPYFIHG; encoded by the exons ATGATGAACCTTATTAAGGCCGGCCATTTGG ACATACTCTTGTATTTAGCTCACCAATACCGTGACTTAGCGACGTCGGTTGATACCAAAAACAATGGCCTGTTGGAAGTCTTTGTGCATGTGAAGTCCTACTACCGTAGTGGAGCTAAactcaatttttgggaaaaatgtaTTTACCAAT GTGTCCCTTGCTTGGTTGATACACCATTTGACAACACCAAAGACATGAAGATGGCTCGAG CGACTCACCGGTTCAAGACATTACTCTGGAATGTTGTCACAAAACCAGGTACACTAACTGCCATGGTATCTTTAGACAAAAAACATGCCATGGTATCTATAGAAAAAGGACCTTATTTCATCCATGGGTAG